From a single Rutidosis leptorrhynchoides isolate AG116_Rl617_1_P2 chromosome 5, CSIRO_AGI_Rlap_v1, whole genome shotgun sequence genomic region:
- the LOC139850447 gene encoding serpin-ZX-like, with protein MDIHQFIKHQTHVSTTLANTILNNKSNNSNIVFSPLSIHVVLGLIATSSKGQTLNHLLAFLKTNTIDDLNAFSSQIVSWVLADGSPSGGPRLSFANGVWVEQTLSLKHSFKKVADTVFNAVSSLVNFKTKAAEVATEVNLWAEKQTSGLIKDILPAVAVNNSTRLIFANAIYFKGAWSEKFDQSKTKDFDFQLLDGSKVQVPFMTTKNKQLVCEYDGFKVLGLPYFQSQDKRQFTMYFYLPDAKDGLSTIIEKISSKSDFLESHIPSEKVQVGKFLIPKFKIAFGFEASKTLKELGLVLPFSGEEGLTEIVDSVMGEDLYVSSIYHKSFVEVNEEGTEAASASASGVAFGSRMVDDHIVDFVADHPFLFVIRDDISGVVLFIGQVIDPSVI; from the exons ATGGACATTCACCAATTTATCAAACACCAAACTCATGTTTCAACCACACTCGCAAACACCATCCTAAACAACAAATCCAATAACTCAAACATTGTGTTTTCTCCGCTTTCAATCCATGTTGTCCTGGGCTTGATTGCCACCAGTTCCAAAGGCCAAACACTTAATCATCTGCTTGCTTTTCTCAAAACAAACACCATCGATGATCTTAACGCTTTCTCATCACAAATTGTTTCATGGGTATTGGCTGATGGTAGTCCAAGCGGAGGACCTCGTTTGAGTTTTGCAAACGGGGTTTGGGTTGAACAAACACTTTCTCTTAAACATTCATTTAAAAAAGTTGCGGATACCGTGTTTAATGCTGTTTCTAGTCTTGTCAATTTCAAGACCAAG GCTGCTGAGGTTGCTACCGAAGTGAATTTATGGGCCGAAAAGCAAACTAGTGGCCTGATCAAAGACATACTTCCTGCTGTCGCGGTTAACAACTCTACGAGGCTCATATTTGCAAATGCAATCTATTTTAAGGGTGCCTGGAGTGAGAAGTTTGACCAGTCAAAGACTAAAGACTTTGACTTTCAACTTCTTGATGGTAGCAAAGTTCAAGTACCCTTCATGACCACCAAGAATAAACAACTTGTGTGTGAATACGATGGTTTCAAAGTCTTGGGTCTTCCTTACTTTCAAAGTCAAGATAAACGCCAGTTCACGATGTATTTCTACCTTCCAGATGCAAAAGATGGACTTTCAACTATAATCGAGAAAATAAGTTCAAAATCCGACTTCTTAGAATCTCATATTCCCAGTGAGAAAGTACAAGTTGGTAAGTTTTTAATCCCAAAATTCAAGATCGCGTTTGGGTTTGAAGCTTCTAAGACGCTGAAGGAACTAGGTCTGGTGTTGCCTTTTAGTGGCGAAGAAGGTTTGACCGAAATAGTTGACTCTGTTATGGGTGAAGACCTATATGTTTCGAGTATTTATCATAAATCGTTTGTGGAGGTGAATGAAGAAGGTACTGAAGCTGCTTCAGCCTCTGCATCAGGTGTGGCATTTGGGTCACGAATGGTTGATGATCATATAGTCGATTTCGTGGCAGATCATCCGTTTTTGTTTGTTATTAGAGATGATATAAGTGGTGTTGTGTTGTTTATAGGACAAGTTATTGACCCTAGTGTCATTTGA